One genomic segment of Salinibacter grassmerensis includes these proteins:
- the rpsR gene encoding 30S ribosomal protein S18 — protein MADQNDVDYEHLEYVDYKDTEFLEQFINNQGKILPRRVTGVPARVQRQITKAVKRARHLSLMPYVSESVR, from the coding sequence ATGGCTGATCAAAACGACGTCGACTACGAACACCTCGAATATGTGGACTACAAGGACACCGAGTTCCTGGAGCAGTTCATCAACAACCAGGGCAAGATTTTGCCGCGCCGCGTGACGGGGGTGCCCGCCCGCGTGCAGCGCCAGATTACAAAGGCGGTTAAGCGTGCCCGACACCTTTCCCTCATGCCGTATGTGTCCGAGTCGGTTCGGTAA
- the hppD gene encoding 4-hydroxyphenylpyruvate dioxygenase, whose translation MANPTAAPNADVETPEDFLPLNGTDYVEFYVGNAKQAAHFYAHLFGFQIQGYLGPETGHEDKVSYLLTQNDIRFVLTSALGPDSPIGEHVREHGDGVKDIALEVDDATASFEETTKRGAPPVQEPMVHEDEHGRVVTATIATYGDTVHTFVERADYDGPFLPGFERWENEFWTPPSPSGLQYVDHCVGNVHEGDMDTYVEYYAQTMGFFNMLHFTDQDISTEYSALMSKVMANGDEKIKFPINEPAEGKKKSQIEEYLEFYRGAGVQHVALASDDIITTVHELRRRGVEFLHVPDTYYDREVLTERVGSIDESIDDLEELGILVDRDPDGYLLQIFTKPVQDRPTVFFEIIQREGARSFGAGNFKALFKAMEREQERRGNL comes from the coding sequence ATGGCCAACCCGACCGCTGCCCCAAACGCCGATGTTGAAACCCCCGAAGATTTTCTTCCGCTCAACGGCACCGATTACGTCGAGTTTTACGTTGGCAATGCCAAGCAGGCCGCCCACTTTTACGCCCACCTGTTCGGGTTTCAGATTCAGGGCTACCTAGGCCCGGAGACCGGGCACGAAGACAAGGTGAGCTACCTTCTAACGCAGAACGACATCCGGTTCGTGCTGACGTCTGCCCTTGGGCCGGACTCCCCAATTGGCGAGCACGTCCGCGAGCACGGGGACGGGGTGAAGGACATCGCACTCGAGGTTGATGATGCGACTGCCTCATTCGAGGAGACGACGAAGCGCGGGGCCCCGCCCGTTCAGGAACCTATGGTGCACGAGGACGAGCACGGCCGCGTGGTGACCGCCACGATCGCCACCTACGGCGATACCGTGCATACCTTCGTCGAGCGGGCGGACTACGACGGCCCCTTCCTCCCCGGCTTCGAGCGGTGGGAGAATGAATTCTGGACCCCACCTTCCCCGTCGGGACTGCAGTACGTGGACCACTGTGTGGGCAACGTCCACGAGGGGGACATGGATACGTACGTGGAGTACTACGCCCAAACAATGGGCTTCTTCAACATGCTCCACTTCACCGACCAGGACATCTCGACCGAGTACTCGGCCCTCATGTCGAAGGTGATGGCCAACGGGGACGAGAAGATTAAATTCCCGATCAACGAACCCGCCGAGGGCAAAAAGAAGAGCCAGATTGAGGAGTACCTCGAATTCTACCGGGGAGCTGGCGTGCAGCACGTCGCGCTCGCGTCCGATGACATCATTACGACCGTGCATGAGCTTCGTCGCCGCGGCGTCGAGTTTCTGCACGTTCCGGACACCTACTACGACCGGGAGGTCCTCACCGAGCGCGTGGGCTCCATCGACGAATCCATCGACGACCTTGAGGAGCTCGGCATCCTCGTAGACCGCGACCCGGATGGCTACCTCCTTCAGATCTTTACCAAGCCGGTCCAGGACCGCCCCACGGTCTTCTTCGAAATCATCCAGCGGGAGGGCGCCCGCTCATTCGGGGCTGGCAACTTCAAGGCTCTGTTCAAGGCAATGGAGCGGGAACAGGAGCGTCGAGGCAATTTGTAG
- the dnaA gene encoding chromosomal replication initiator protein DnaA, whose amino-acid sequence MVPSASDAWRTALRDLRETLPERTVQNWLDPIRPLNLSTDEGSPTLTLQVPTPFGIQYLRSRFQRSIRQAVGEAVGEPTDVTYQVAPEEERPDEISADPDASEPSPNDSDASSSSPPQDRPSSAPSNDQNGRSSTPPRPSGSVSTSTPAGQEAVNPSSPDAPPSGGASSPSRQPSSPSPNTTDAPGNTRTEDSSPPSPPQTEAGSPDERSALYEQAKQHLRPEYTFDEFVEGDGNRLARSAAFAVAQEPGSTNYNPLLVYGGVGLGKTHLAQAVANYALEHNTAERVLYVSSDRFTSQFVQSVRENRIAAFSSYYRQADLLIVDDVQFFGEKEKTQEEFFHIFNDLHQNGKQIFLCADRPPAEIPGIEERLLSRFQWGLSADIQRPDLETRIAILQRKAARQDIAVSPDVLELIAQRIDSNVRQLEGALTRLTALVQLDGRKLDLDTARHFLREHTDEGADALNADDIIEQVAEYFRLEKGDLLSRSRKQTVAQARQIAMYLCRELTDESYDHIGSRFGGRDHSTVIHAYRKIEENLESDTELQDDISSLQSNLQDRSLSSSL is encoded by the coding sequence ATGGTTCCGTCCGCCTCCGACGCTTGGCGCACTGCGCTTCGCGACCTTCGCGAGACGCTCCCGGAGCGAACGGTTCAGAACTGGCTGGATCCCATCCGTCCCCTCAATCTGTCTACGGATGAGGGGTCCCCCACGCTGACCCTACAGGTCCCCACGCCCTTCGGCATTCAGTACCTTCGCAGCCGGTTTCAGCGGTCCATCCGACAGGCCGTGGGCGAGGCGGTCGGGGAGCCCACGGACGTGACCTATCAGGTGGCCCCGGAAGAGGAGCGCCCCGACGAAATCTCCGCGGACCCCGACGCATCGGAGCCCTCCCCCAACGATTCGGATGCGTCTTCGTCCTCGCCGCCCCAGGACCGACCGTCGTCCGCCCCATCCAACGACCAGAACGGGCGTTCCTCCACACCTCCTCGTCCGTCGGGGTCGGTTTCGACCTCTACCCCGGCCGGGCAAGAAGCGGTCAACCCGTCTTCTCCGGATGCTCCGCCCTCAGGAGGGGCTTCGTCCCCCAGCCGGCAGCCCTCCTCCCCGTCGCCCAACACCACAGATGCACCAGGTAACACCCGCACAGAGGACTCCTCGCCTCCTTCCCCGCCTCAGACCGAGGCAGGGTCCCCGGACGAGCGATCAGCCCTTTACGAGCAGGCCAAGCAACACCTCCGTCCAGAGTACACGTTCGACGAGTTCGTAGAGGGCGACGGCAATCGTCTGGCCCGGAGTGCCGCTTTCGCCGTGGCGCAGGAGCCCGGCAGCACCAATTACAACCCGCTCCTGGTGTATGGCGGCGTGGGCCTCGGAAAAACACACCTAGCGCAGGCCGTGGCCAATTACGCCCTGGAGCACAACACCGCCGAACGGGTGTTGTACGTCTCCAGCGACCGCTTCACGAGCCAGTTCGTGCAGTCGGTCCGCGAGAACCGGATCGCGGCGTTCTCGAGCTACTACCGACAGGCTGATCTGCTCATCGTCGACGACGTCCAGTTCTTTGGGGAGAAGGAAAAGACCCAGGAGGAGTTCTTCCACATCTTCAACGACCTCCACCAAAACGGAAAGCAGATCTTTCTCTGTGCCGACCGTCCCCCGGCAGAGATTCCCGGCATCGAGGAGCGGCTTCTCTCTCGCTTCCAGTGGGGCCTGAGCGCCGACATTCAGCGCCCGGACCTTGAGACCCGGATCGCGATCCTCCAGCGCAAGGCCGCCCGTCAGGACATCGCCGTATCGCCCGACGTGCTGGAGCTGATCGCCCAGCGCATCGACTCCAACGTGCGCCAACTCGAAGGAGCTTTGACCCGCCTCACGGCCCTCGTCCAGCTCGACGGCCGAAAGCTCGACCTCGATACGGCCCGCCACTTCCTGCGCGAGCACACCGACGAAGGGGCCGACGCCCTCAATGCGGACGACATCATCGAGCAGGTTGCCGAGTACTTTCGTCTTGAGAAGGGTGATCTGCTCTCTCGGTCCCGCAAGCAAACCGTGGCACAGGCGCGCCAGATCGCCATGTACCTCTGCCGCGAGCTGACCGACGAGTCGTACGACCACATTGGCTCTCGATTCGGCGGGCGCGACCACTCTACCGTGATCCACGCCTACCGAAAGATCGAGGAGAACCTGGAGTCCGACACTGAGTTGCAGGACGATATTTCGTCTCTGCAGTCCAATCTTCAGGATCGGTCGCTGTCTTCGAGTCTTTAG
- the rplI gene encoding 50S ribosomal protein L9 produces MQIILLNDVDHLGEQGEVHEVADGYGRNYLIPQGLARVATDGAIRQLRDEQKQQARKEAAKQEQVEELKSELEDMQVVFTAKVGEDNRIFGTVTTQQIAVELSNRGFDIDRRDIDLDEEIRFVGAYTASIDLGYGIEATLDIQVIPESG; encoded by the coding sequence ATGCAGATTATTCTCCTCAACGACGTGGATCACCTTGGTGAACAAGGCGAAGTCCACGAGGTGGCCGACGGATATGGCCGCAACTACTTGATCCCCCAGGGGCTCGCGCGGGTGGCCACCGATGGGGCCATTCGCCAGCTCCGCGACGAGCAGAAGCAGCAGGCCCGCAAGGAGGCCGCCAAGCAAGAGCAAGTCGAAGAGCTCAAGAGTGAGCTCGAAGACATGCAGGTGGTCTTTACGGCAAAGGTGGGAGAGGACAACCGCATCTTTGGCACCGTCACGACCCAGCAGATCGCGGTGGAGCTCTCCAACCGCGGCTTTGACATCGACCGGCGAGACATCGATCTCGACGAGGAAATCCGGTTCGTGGGGGCCTACACGGCGTCCATTGACCTGGGCTACGGAATCGAAGCGACCCTGGACATTCAGGTCATTCCGGAGTCTGGCTGA
- a CDS encoding amidohydrolase family protein — protein MSRPVVLVLSLLFTLGLGGTALVQSDSTPEAAPDRERGAGPYDRLVIRGATLIDGTGAPPRGPVDIVVQGDSIAQIVAVGAPDGPINEEARPEAGNRELDASGMHVLPGFVDLHAHLGGTAQSTPAEYVLKLWMAHGVTTAREVAAGNGLGWTLRHRKRSAANEITAPRLVVHPALGTDREAPITTPQQARAWVQRMAEAGADGLKFFEAPPDVLKAALQEADAQGLRTAMHHAQPGTPQYDVLDTATWGLTTGEHFYGYPEALYTDRSIQDYPPEYNYQDEEDRFAYAGRMWQQAAAPGSRRWTQVLDSLRALDFTMVPTFGIYEANRDLMRGRRAEWHDTYTLPSLWDFFHPSFENHGSYHYFWSTADEAAWDTHFDRWMQFVQAHKNRGGRVGVGSDSGYIFKLYGFGYVRELELLQEAGFEPLEVIRSATLEGAQALGQADEIGSVEVGKQADLVLVDENPLANLKVLYGTGALRFNKETRSLERAGGVDYTIKDGIVFEAERLLQDVEQMVRTAKEAAGMAPDANLELTQ, from the coding sequence ATGTCTCGGCCCGTCGTACTCGTGCTTTCGCTGCTGTTCACGCTCGGGCTCGGGGGCACCGCCCTCGTCCAGTCCGACAGTACCCCGGAGGCGGCGCCGGATCGCGAGCGGGGAGCCGGGCCCTACGATCGGCTCGTGATCCGGGGCGCCACGCTCATCGACGGCACGGGGGCCCCGCCGCGTGGCCCGGTCGATATCGTCGTGCAGGGGGACAGTATTGCCCAGATTGTGGCTGTGGGCGCCCCCGACGGCCCCATCAACGAAGAGGCACGCCCCGAGGCGGGCAACCGCGAACTGGATGCTTCCGGGATGCACGTCCTGCCCGGATTCGTGGACCTGCATGCCCACCTCGGCGGCACGGCACAGAGCACGCCTGCCGAGTACGTTCTCAAGCTATGGATGGCCCACGGCGTGACGACGGCCCGCGAGGTGGCCGCCGGCAACGGGCTCGGCTGGACCCTTCGTCACCGAAAGCGGAGCGCGGCCAACGAAATTACGGCCCCTCGATTGGTCGTTCACCCTGCGCTCGGGACCGACCGGGAAGCGCCGATCACGACGCCCCAACAGGCCCGCGCCTGGGTCCAGCGCATGGCGGAGGCCGGTGCCGACGGCCTGAAGTTCTTCGAAGCGCCGCCCGACGTGCTGAAGGCGGCCCTCCAGGAGGCCGACGCACAGGGGCTCCGCACGGCCATGCACCATGCCCAGCCGGGCACCCCGCAGTACGACGTACTGGACACCGCGACCTGGGGCCTAACCACCGGCGAGCACTTTTACGGCTACCCGGAGGCCCTCTACACCGACCGCTCCATCCAGGACTATCCCCCCGAGTACAACTACCAGGACGAGGAGGACCGCTTCGCCTACGCAGGGCGGATGTGGCAGCAGGCCGCGGCCCCGGGCAGCCGGCGATGGACCCAGGTGCTCGATTCCCTGCGTGCCCTCGACTTTACGATGGTCCCGACCTTCGGGATTTACGAGGCCAACCGCGACCTCATGCGCGGCCGCCGTGCCGAGTGGCACGACACCTACACACTTCCGTCGCTGTGGGACTTCTTCCATCCCAGTTTTGAAAACCACGGCTCCTACCACTACTTCTGGTCCACCGCCGACGAGGCGGCCTGGGACACCCACTTCGACCGCTGGATGCAGTTCGTACAGGCGCACAAGAATCGCGGCGGACGGGTCGGCGTCGGAAGCGACTCCGGCTACATCTTCAAGCTCTACGGCTTCGGGTACGTGCGGGAGCTGGAGCTGCTGCAGGAGGCCGGATTCGAGCCACTGGAGGTCATTCGCTCCGCGACGCTCGAGGGCGCACAGGCGCTCGGCCAGGCCGACGAGATTGGGTCGGTAGAGGTCGGCAAGCAGGCCGACCTGGTGCTCGTCGACGAAAATCCACTGGCGAACCTGAAGGTGCTCTACGGCACCGGCGCCCTCCGTTTCAACAAAGAAACCCGCAGCCTGGAGCGGGCCGGCGGGGTCGACTACACAATCAAAGACGGGATCGTTTTCGAGGCCGAGCGGCTGCTCCAAGACGTGGAGCAAATGGTGCGCACGGCGAAGGAGGCGGCCGGCATGGCCCCGGATGCCAACCTAGAGCTTACTCAATAG
- a CDS encoding trans-sulfuration enzyme family protein, whose product MSTLDTQSIHAGEPDPRIEGAVSMPVFQTATYTHDDPDDEPRYVRYNNSPNHEALHDKLAALTQTESALVTASGMAAISSALLSVLETGDHLVAPRSLYGGTLALLDDLLPQFGIAHTLVAEDTPEAWAAALQPNTKVLYAESITNPRLEVLDLTGMVDFAEEHALTTVIDNTFASPVNLRPASLGFDVVLHSATKYLGGHSDLAAGVVAGASEHLGDVHQTTKLLGGMLDPRACGLLHRSLKTIGVRVRKQNATARALASALADHDGVERVHHPSLPSHAHHDRARTLLDGFGGMVGLELAPQTDVDPFFDALSLPLRAPSLGGVETLVSQPVHTSHKNVDPAVRQAMGITDRFVRVSVGLEGPDDLTEDFTAALDAGLDG is encoded by the coding sequence ATGTCTACCCTTGATACTCAGTCCATTCACGCCGGCGAGCCGGATCCGCGGATTGAGGGGGCCGTGTCGATGCCGGTTTTCCAGACGGCCACCTATACCCACGACGACCCGGACGACGAGCCCCGCTACGTCCGGTATAACAATTCGCCGAACCACGAGGCCCTCCACGACAAGCTTGCGGCCCTCACCCAGACGGAGAGTGCCCTCGTCACGGCGAGTGGAATGGCCGCCATTTCGTCCGCCCTCCTGAGTGTGCTTGAGACGGGCGATCACCTCGTCGCTCCACGCAGCCTGTACGGCGGGACTCTTGCCCTGCTCGACGACCTGCTTCCGCAGTTCGGGATCGCCCACACCCTCGTCGCCGAGGACACCCCCGAGGCGTGGGCGGCGGCCCTGCAGCCAAACACCAAGGTACTCTACGCGGAATCAATCACCAACCCGCGCCTTGAGGTTCTGGACCTCACAGGAATGGTCGACTTCGCCGAGGAGCACGCCCTCACGACCGTCATCGACAACACGTTCGCCTCCCCCGTCAACCTTCGTCCTGCCTCTTTGGGGTTCGACGTAGTCCTTCACTCTGCCACCAAGTACCTCGGGGGCCACTCGGATTTGGCTGCGGGCGTGGTGGCCGGGGCGTCGGAGCACCTGGGAGACGTGCACCAGACGACAAAGCTGCTCGGGGGCATGTTGGATCCACGCGCCTGTGGCCTTCTGCACCGGAGCCTCAAAACCATCGGGGTACGGGTGCGCAAGCAAAACGCGACGGCCCGGGCGCTCGCCTCGGCACTGGCAGATCACGACGGCGTCGAACGGGTGCACCATCCCAGTCTTCCGTCGCACGCCCACCACGATCGCGCCCGAACACTGCTTGATGGGTTTGGGGGCATGGTGGGCCTCGAACTAGCCCCACAGACTGATGTCGACCCGTTCTTCGACGCACTCTCCCTCCCCCTTCGTGCGCCGAGCCTTGGCGGCGTTGAGACGCTCGTGTCACAGCCCGTGCACACGTCCCACAAGAACGTGGATCCGGCGGTGCGCCAGGCCATGGGCATCACCGATCGGTTTGTGCGCGTGTCCGTGGGGCTTGAGGGACCCGACGACCTCACGGAGGACTTTACCGCGGCGCTCGACGCCGGTCTAGACGGGTAA
- a CDS encoding energy transducer TonB codes for MIVMDTISDVALDAYPIRCLVGLVASLSLVIALVHLPLQRSSSQVGWTTNSSADRILLSDVVPEEPTDAGTEDVSDRAPPPTNATPSSDAASEAASTSETVEDDSGSRPSDSNADRTKEIKYASTLDVTDHTPRIVGGKGSLYLNISYPKEARAQGIEGRLELEFLVEPDGSVTNIDVAESLHPLCDSAAVDGVRSVDFIPARVDGTPVPIRLRLPVRFKMSTPATAAQASPGSP; via the coding sequence ATGATCGTCATGGACACAATCTCGGACGTTGCCCTCGACGCCTATCCCATCCGTTGTCTGGTCGGGCTGGTAGCCAGTCTCTCCCTCGTGATTGCACTGGTTCACCTCCCCCTCCAGCGCTCGTCGTCACAGGTGGGATGGACGACCAATTCGTCCGCCGATCGAATTCTGCTCAGTGACGTGGTGCCGGAGGAGCCCACCGACGCGGGCACAGAAGACGTCTCTGATCGGGCACCCCCGCCAACCAACGCCACTCCATCGTCCGACGCTGCCTCGGAGGCCGCGTCCACCTCGGAGACGGTGGAAGACGACTCGGGATCCAGGCCGTCGGATTCGAATGCCGACCGGACCAAAGAGATAAAGTACGCGAGCACGCTCGATGTCACGGACCACACACCCCGGATCGTGGGGGGCAAGGGCAGTTTGTACCTCAACATCAGTTATCCGAAAGAAGCACGCGCACAGGGCATTGAGGGCCGCTTGGAGCTTGAGTTTCTCGTCGAGCCCGACGGAAGCGTGACGAACATTGACGTAGCGGAGTCCCTCCATCCCCTGTGTGACTCTGCCGCCGTGGATGGCGTCCGATCCGTCGATTTTATTCCGGCGAGGGTGGACGGGACCCCTGTTCCAATCCGACTGCGTCTCCCCGTTCGGTTCAAGATGTCTACCCCCGCGACCGCGGCCCAGGCTTCCCCAGGTTCGCCGTGA
- the rpsF gene encoding 30S ribosomal protein S6, giving the protein MAQKYQYELTYVISGVVKQNQVDDIVRKVNHLIESNDGDVLEVDEWGNQRLAYEIDRKRSGYYVNMYFQAPGELVPRLERELDINDDVLRYLTLRMDAKMKRHYEQRKKRRAQEAAEEEAAEESDEE; this is encoded by the coding sequence ATGGCACAAAAGTATCAGTACGAACTTACGTACGTCATCAGTGGGGTCGTTAAGCAAAACCAGGTGGACGACATCGTCCGCAAGGTGAACCACCTCATCGAGAGCAACGACGGCGACGTGCTTGAGGTCGACGAGTGGGGCAACCAGCGCCTCGCCTACGAGATCGACCGCAAGCGCAGCGGCTACTACGTGAACATGTATTTCCAGGCTCCGGGCGAACTCGTTCCGCGCCTTGAGCGGGAACTGGACATCAATGACGACGTGCTGCGCTACCTCACCCTGCGCATGGACGCGAAGATGAAGCGCCACTACGAACAGCGCAAGAAGCGCCGCGCGCAGGAAGCCGCCGAAGAAGAAGCGGCGGAGGAGTCCGACGAGGAGTGA